In a genomic window of Chaetodon auriga isolate fChaAug3 chromosome 1, fChaAug3.hap1, whole genome shotgun sequence:
- the LOC143320483 gene encoding BTB/POZ domain-containing protein KCTD12-like, translating into MAQNDKSSTFPEIVELNVGGQVYVTRLETLTAVPNSLLWTKFTQSAPGDLPKDSKGRFFFNRDGFLFRYILDYLRDSELFLPEFFKERRRLQKEADFFQLPELSRRLTAVSKDSSCAEDSGEADESELTSPVTSSSDRTLRSPGAGSGFITIGYRGSYTIGRDIQADAKFRRVARITVCSKISLAKEVFGETLNESRDPDRSPDKYTARYYLKYNFLEQAFDRLADAGFHMVACSSTGTCSYGSSDPGEDKLWTSYTEYVFCR; encoded by the coding sequence ATGGCACAAAACGACAAAAGTTCAACTTTCCCGGAGATAGTGGAGCTAAACGTGGGTGGACAGGTGTATGTGACCCGACTTGAAACTCTTACCGCGGTCCCAAACTCTCTCCTGTGGACCAAGTTCACCCAGAGCGCCCCGGGAGACCTGCCCAAAGACAGCAAGGGCCGCTTCTTCTTCAACCGGGACGGCTTTCTGTTCCGCTACATTTTGGATTATTTACGTGATTCTGAGCTTTTCCTGCCCGAGTTCTtcaaagagagaaggaggctgCAGAAAGAAGCGGACTTCTTCCAGCTGCCGGAGCTGTCGAGGCGCCTGACAGCGGTCAGCAAAGACAGCTCTTGCGCGGAGGACAGCGGGGAAGCGGATGAGTCTGAGCTCACCAGTCCGGTCACCTCCTCCTCGGACAGGACCCTGCGTTCTCCTGGGGCCGGCTCCGGCTTCATCACCATCGGGTACAGAGGCAGCTACACCATCGGGAGAGACATCCAGGCGGACGCTAAGTTCCGCAGGGTGGCAAGAATAACCGTCTGCAGCAAGATCTCTCTGGCTAAAGAAGTTTTTGGAGAAACCCTGAACGAGAGCCGCGACCCGGACCGGTCGCCTGACAAATACACCGCCAGGTATTACCTCAAGTATAACTTTCTGGAGCAGGCGTTTGACCGGCTGGCCGATGCCGGTTTCCACATGGTGGCCTGCAGCTCTACCGGGACGTGCTCATACGGCAGCAGTGACCCCGGGGAAGACAAGCTGTGGACCAGTTACACCGAGTATGTTTTCTGCCGGTGA
- the slc5a7a gene encoding high-affinity choline transporter 1 isoform X2, which produces MTIHVEGLVAIAVFYLLILFVGIWAAWKNKNSGEAGGSDRSETIMVGGRDIGLFVGGFTMTATWVGGGYINGTAEYVYLPDHGLAWAQAPFGYALSLVVGGLFFAKPMRSRGYVTMLDPFQQLYGKRMGGLLFIPALMGEIFWSAGILSALGATLSVIVDINIEMSVIISALIAIFYTLVGGLYSVAYTDVVQLFCIFVGLWISVPFALINPAVSDITVTAVKQVYQSPWTGSIQRGDTWVWIDNFCLLMLGGVPWQVYFQRVLSSSSATYAQVLSFLAAFGCLVMAVPSVLIGAIGASTDWNQTTYGGVSPKEKDQADMILPIVLQHLCPPFVSFFGLGAVSAAVMSSADSSILSASSMFARNIYQLAFRQSASDREIMWVMRITIFVFGGLATLMALVTGTVYGLWYLSSDLVYVILFPQLLSVLFVKGTNTYGSVAAYLFGMLLRIGGGEPYLLLPPFIYYPGWTTEQRMHHMTGKIEEVVIQKFPFKTISMLASFLGNVAVSYLAKYLFESGKISHKYDFLDAVVSKHSGEIMDKTTLVSRGNNIGLSEMAPMKPRLSVTLAAAFTRRDTLPTETVEEEEESSPDSSHHDEE; this is translated from the exons ATGACCATCCATGTAGAGGGGCTTGTGGCTATCGCGGTCTTCTATCTCCTGATCCTGTTCGTGGGCATCTGGGCAGCATGGAAGAACAAAAACTCAGGGGAGGCGGGGGGCAGCGACCGCAGCGAAACCATCATGGTCGGAGGGAGAGACATTGGATTGTTTGTCGGTGGCTTTACCATGACAG CGACCTGGGTTGGAGGAGGATACATCAATGGCACAGCGGAGTATGTGTATCTACCTGATCATGGCTTGGCTTGGGCACAAGCTCCCTTTGGATATGCCCTCAGCCTCGTTGTGG GGGGTCTTTTTTTCGCTAAGCCCATGCGCTCACGAGGTTACGTCACCATGTTGGACCCGTTCCAGCAGCTGTATGGGAAACGCATGGGTGGTCTCCTCTTCATACCTGCACTCATGGGTGAGATCTTCTGGTCCGCCGGCATCTTATCTGCCCTCG GTGCTACTCTGAGTGTCATCGTGGACATCAACATTGAGATGTCTGTGATTATCTCAGCACTCATTGCCATCTTTTACACCCTGGTTGGAGGACTTTACTCTGTGGCCTACACTGACGTCGTGCAGCTCTTCTGTATCTTTGTTGGCCTG TGGATCAGCGTCCCCTTTGCTTTGATCAACCCGGCAGTGTCAGACATTACTGTTACTGCGGTGAAGCAGGTGTACCAGTCACCCTGGACAGGCAGCATCCAGAGGGGCGACACCTGGGTCTGGATCGACAACTTCTGCCTCCTG ATGCTCGGAGGAGTACCCTGGCAGGTGTATTTCCAGAGAGTCCTGTCTTCCTCCTCGGCTACCTACGCCCAGGTTCTCTCCTTCCTGGCTGCTTTCGGGTGCCTCGTCATGGCTGTGCCCTCCGTTCTCATCGGGGCCATCGGGGCCTCCACAG ACTGGAACCAGACAACTTATGGTGGCGTTTCTCCTAAAGAGAAGGACCAAGCAGACATGATTCTACCCATCGTCCTCCAACACCTTTGTCCACCATTTGTCTCCTTTTTCGGCCTTGGAGCGGTTTCTGCAGCTGTCATGTCATCTGCAGACTCTTCCATCCTTTCCGCGAGCTCCATGTTTGCGAGGAACATCTACCAGCTTGCCTTTAGGCAGTCG gCGTCTGACCGTGAGATCATGTGGGTGATGCGGATCACTATCTTTGTATTTGGCGGCCTTGCCACGTTGATGGCGCTGGTAACCGGGACAGTGTACGGCCTCTGGTACCTGAGCTCAGACCTGGTTTACGTCATCCTCTTCCCCCAGCTGCTCAGTGTGCTCTTTGTCAAAGGCACCAACACGTACGGCTCGGTGGCCGCTTACCTGTTCGGCATGTTACTGCGTATAGGTGGAGGTGAACCctacctgctgctgcctcctttCATTTACTACCCCGGCTGGACCACTGAGCAGCGGATGCACCACATGACAGGGAAAATAGAGGAAGTGGTCATCCAGAAGTTTCCCTTCAAGACCATCTCCATGCTCGCCTCCTTTTTGGGTAACGTTGCCGTCTCCTACCTGGCAAAGTACCTGTTTGAGAGCGGCAAGATTTCACACAAGTACGACTTTCTGGACGCAGTGGTGTCCAAGCACAGCGGAGAAATTATGGATAAGACGACGCTTGTGAGTCGTGGCAACAACATCGGGCTGTCGGAGATGGCGCCCATGAAACCGCGACTGAGCGTGACCTTGGCAGCCGCCTTCACACGCCGTGACACGCTGCCGACggaaacagtggaggaggaggaggagtccagTCCTGACTCCTCTCACCATGATGAAGAATGA
- the slc5a7a gene encoding high-affinity choline transporter 1 isoform X1 has product MRSRGYVTMLDPFQQLYGKRMGGLLFIPALMGEIFWSAGILSALGATLSVIVDINIEMSVIISALIAIFYTLVGGLYSVAYTDVVQLFCIFVGLWISVPFALINPAVSDITVTAVKQVYQSPWTGSIQRGDTWVWIDNFCLLMLGGVPWQVYFQRVLSSSSATYAQVLSFLAAFGCLVMAVPSVLIGAIGASTDWNQTTYGGVSPKEKDQADMILPIVLQHLCPPFVSFFGLGAVSAAVMSSADSSILSASSMFARNIYQLAFRQSASDREIMWVMRITIFVFGGLATLMALVTGTVYGLWYLSSDLVYVILFPQLLSVLFVKGTNTYGSVAAYLFGMLLRIGGGEPYLLLPPFIYYPGWTTEQRMHHMTGKIEEVVIQKFPFKTISMLASFLGNVAVSYLAKYLFESGKISHKYDFLDAVVSKHSGEIMDKTTLVSRGNNIGLSEMAPMKPRLSVTLAAAFTRRDTLPTETVEEEEESSPDSSHHDEE; this is encoded by the exons ATGCGCTCACGAGGTTACGTCACCATGTTGGACCCGTTCCAGCAGCTGTATGGGAAACGCATGGGTGGTCTCCTCTTCATACCTGCACTCATGGGTGAGATCTTCTGGTCCGCCGGCATCTTATCTGCCCTCG GTGCTACTCTGAGTGTCATCGTGGACATCAACATTGAGATGTCTGTGATTATCTCAGCACTCATTGCCATCTTTTACACCCTGGTTGGAGGACTTTACTCTGTGGCCTACACTGACGTCGTGCAGCTCTTCTGTATCTTTGTTGGCCTG TGGATCAGCGTCCCCTTTGCTTTGATCAACCCGGCAGTGTCAGACATTACTGTTACTGCGGTGAAGCAGGTGTACCAGTCACCCTGGACAGGCAGCATCCAGAGGGGCGACACCTGGGTCTGGATCGACAACTTCTGCCTCCTG ATGCTCGGAGGAGTACCCTGGCAGGTGTATTTCCAGAGAGTCCTGTCTTCCTCCTCGGCTACCTACGCCCAGGTTCTCTCCTTCCTGGCTGCTTTCGGGTGCCTCGTCATGGCTGTGCCCTCCGTTCTCATCGGGGCCATCGGGGCCTCCACAG ACTGGAACCAGACAACTTATGGTGGCGTTTCTCCTAAAGAGAAGGACCAAGCAGACATGATTCTACCCATCGTCCTCCAACACCTTTGTCCACCATTTGTCTCCTTTTTCGGCCTTGGAGCGGTTTCTGCAGCTGTCATGTCATCTGCAGACTCTTCCATCCTTTCCGCGAGCTCCATGTTTGCGAGGAACATCTACCAGCTTGCCTTTAGGCAGTCG gCGTCTGACCGTGAGATCATGTGGGTGATGCGGATCACTATCTTTGTATTTGGCGGCCTTGCCACGTTGATGGCGCTGGTAACCGGGACAGTGTACGGCCTCTGGTACCTGAGCTCAGACCTGGTTTACGTCATCCTCTTCCCCCAGCTGCTCAGTGTGCTCTTTGTCAAAGGCACCAACACGTACGGCTCGGTGGCCGCTTACCTGTTCGGCATGTTACTGCGTATAGGTGGAGGTGAACCctacctgctgctgcctcctttCATTTACTACCCCGGCTGGACCACTGAGCAGCGGATGCACCACATGACAGGGAAAATAGAGGAAGTGGTCATCCAGAAGTTTCCCTTCAAGACCATCTCCATGCTCGCCTCCTTTTTGGGTAACGTTGCCGTCTCCTACCTGGCAAAGTACCTGTTTGAGAGCGGCAAGATTTCACACAAGTACGACTTTCTGGACGCAGTGGTGTCCAAGCACAGCGGAGAAATTATGGATAAGACGACGCTTGTGAGTCGTGGCAACAACATCGGGCTGTCGGAGATGGCGCCCATGAAACCGCGACTGAGCGTGACCTTGGCAGCCGCCTTCACACGCCGTGACACGCTGCCGACggaaacagtggaggaggaggaggagtccagTCCTGACTCCTCTCACCATGATGAAGAATGA